One window of the Chitinophaga niabensis genome contains the following:
- a CDS encoding glycoside hydrolase family 31 protein codes for MQVATSSGKYSIKHYPDTIQTWKKEGNYFYFYTSTTILELRVISDKIVRFRYAADGQFQRDFSYAVTEKLEESPEFFDIREWADSFEIITTAIRVFVSRENLRITITDIDGRIINQDETGFHWQYYLQKGGKIVYCTKLVQEGEAFYGLGDKATELNLRGKRLENFGTDSYGFSKDTDPLYRNIPFYYGLHNGIGYGIFFDNTFRTLFDFGHERDDVSSFWARGGEMNYYFIYGPELLKVAESYARITGTAELPPLWALGYHQCRWSYFPDKKVQEIGKTFREKGIPCDALYLDIDYMEGFRCFTWSKEGFPDPKGLLKDLAQQGFKTVVIIDPGIKVDPEYPIYKEMVEEGYACKRADGALMEGDVWPGKCVFPDFTNPKVREWWASLFQGLTDTGVRGVWNDMNEPAVFELGTFPEDVRHDYDGENVSHRKAHNVYGHLMSKATAAGLKKHLMPHRPFVITRSAYSGTQRWSSVWTGDNIASWEHLWLASVQCQRLAVSGLSFAGSDIGGFIGEPDGELYTRWIQLGAFHPLMRTHSASNDTGFDQDPWSFGPEYEAVVKSFIQLRYRLLPYLYTTFWQYAAYGTPMLRPLAFVAQEDENTHDLNHEFLMGDSILISHVSEKGMKEKSVYLPAGTWYYYFNDERFSGGKAVTVPTPLAEMPVFIKGGSVIPQYPDMQYVGERQIMEMILQVYHGEGTTHSILYEDAGDHYAYKTGQYNLIRFKQTSEAQHFRLKKKFVGRYEADYLHHRVRVHGLPFKPTEYVVDGEAKPLQPQHWVNGIVELLLERKFEELILR; via the coding sequence ATGCAAGTGGCAACATCTTCGGGTAAGTACTCGATAAAACATTATCCGGACACAATTCAAACGTGGAAAAAGGAAGGGAACTATTTTTATTTCTATACCTCTACCACCATCCTCGAACTTCGGGTTATTTCCGATAAGATCGTTCGGTTCCGCTATGCGGCGGATGGGCAATTCCAACGGGATTTCTCTTATGCTGTGACTGAGAAACTGGAAGAATCCCCTGAATTCTTCGACATCCGCGAATGGGCGGATTCCTTTGAGATCATCACTACCGCTATCCGGGTGTTCGTATCCCGGGAAAACCTGCGGATCACTATCACGGATATAGACGGGCGGATCATCAACCAGGATGAAACTGGTTTTCACTGGCAATATTACCTGCAAAAAGGCGGAAAGATCGTGTACTGCACCAAACTGGTACAGGAAGGCGAGGCTTTTTACGGCTTGGGTGATAAAGCTACAGAACTGAACCTCCGCGGTAAACGGTTAGAGAACTTTGGTACGGATTCCTACGGATTTAGTAAGGATACCGACCCTTTATACCGGAATATTCCTTTCTACTATGGCCTGCATAACGGCATAGGATATGGTATCTTCTTCGACAACACTTTCCGCACCCTGTTCGACTTCGGTCATGAAAGAGATGATGTGAGCAGTTTCTGGGCACGCGGAGGAGAAATGAACTATTACTTCATTTATGGCCCCGAGCTTTTAAAGGTGGCCGAATCATATGCCCGCATCACCGGAACCGCAGAACTGCCCCCTTTATGGGCACTGGGGTACCATCAATGCCGCTGGAGCTATTTCCCTGACAAAAAAGTGCAGGAAATAGGTAAAACCTTCCGCGAAAAAGGCATTCCCTGCGATGCACTTTACCTCGATATTGATTATATGGAAGGGTTCCGCTGCTTTACCTGGAGTAAAGAAGGTTTCCCTGACCCTAAAGGCCTTTTGAAGGACCTTGCCCAGCAAGGCTTCAAAACCGTGGTGATCATAGACCCCGGTATCAAAGTAGATCCGGAATATCCCATATATAAGGAAATGGTAGAGGAAGGATATGCCTGTAAACGGGCAGATGGTGCTTTGATGGAAGGGGATGTATGGCCTGGTAAATGCGTATTTCCTGACTTCACCAATCCCAAAGTAAGGGAATGGTGGGCCAGCCTGTTCCAGGGCCTTACAGATACCGGCGTGCGGGGTGTTTGGAATGATATGAATGAACCTGCGGTATTCGAACTGGGCACATTCCCGGAAGATGTACGACATGATTACGACGGAGAAAATGTAAGTCACCGTAAAGCACATAATGTATATGGCCACCTCATGAGTAAGGCTACGGCTGCAGGGCTGAAAAAACACCTGATGCCGCACCGCCCCTTTGTGATCACCCGTTCCGCCTATTCCGGCACACAACGCTGGAGTTCTGTATGGACGGGAGATAACATTGCTTCCTGGGAACATCTCTGGCTGGCTTCCGTACAATGCCAGCGCCTGGCAGTTTCCGGTTTGTCTTTTGCCGGCAGCGATATCGGCGGATTTATCGGGGAACCGGATGGTGAATTGTATACCCGCTGGATCCAGCTGGGCGCTTTCCACCCGTTGATGCGCACCCACTCTGCCAGTAACGATACAGGTTTTGACCAGGATCCCTGGAGCTTTGGGCCGGAATACGAAGCCGTGGTAAAATCGTTTATCCAGCTGCGTTACCGCCTGCTGCCATACTTATACACCACATTCTGGCAATACGCAGCATATGGAACGCCTATGCTGCGCCCGCTGGCTTTTGTGGCGCAGGAAGATGAGAACACGCACGATCTCAATCATGAATTCCTGATGGGAGACAGTATCCTCATCAGCCATGTCAGCGAAAAAGGCATGAAAGAAAAATCAGTATACCTGCCTGCAGGTACCTGGTACTACTATTTCAACGACGAGCGTTTCAGCGGAGGTAAGGCTGTAACAGTACCTACCCCTCTTGCAGAAATGCCTGTGTTCATAAAAGGCGGCTCAGTGATCCCGCAGTATCCTGACATGCAGTATGTGGGAGAACGCCAGATCATGGAAATGATCCTCCAGGTATACCATGGAGAAGGCACTACCCACAGCATACTGTACGAAGATGCCGGCGATCATTACGCTTACAAAACAGGGCAATATAACCTGATACGCTTCAAACAAACATCTGAAGCGCAGCATTTCAGGCTGAAAAAGAAGTTTGTGGGCCGTTATGAAGCGGATTACCTGCATCACCGGGTGAGAGTACACGGGTTGCCCTTCAAGCCAACAGAATACGTAGTAGACGGAGAAGCTAAACCACTTCAGCCGCAGCATTGGGTGAACGGAATTGTGGAACTGCTGCTGGAAAGAAAGTTTGAAGAATTAATACTGAGGTAG
- a CDS encoding sterol desaturase family protein → MNLLAFSIGGFMFFIGLEYLVSRRTGKNYFQFAESIANLNIGIAERLLDIFVTGLFYFFFDFIYRNFALWHFKPTWYTWFLLFLATDFVWYWYHRLAHEVNILWAAHVVHHQSEDFNYTVSARITVFQAAFRSLFWAVLPLMGFSPAMITSLLLVHGLYPFFIHTQTIGKLGILEYFMVTPSHHRVHHSSNEKYLDKNYGDVLIIWDKMFGTFTKEEDAEPCVYGLTTPLKSHSFLWQQFHFMLELGTAFKRATSWKGRWKVLFGKPDDIDPNIRPQLELIWLRQRGPQEQTKGQRIYVVLQTGLSIILLFLTTLFEHYIPAGLSVFIVLFIIVSLMNSGAILEQKKWFFYLEYSRMLLLAIAFLFYVPHLYVFMSVLLFVGLLTFYFSRIRAYFHRWLFQ, encoded by the coding sequence TTGAACTTGTTAGCATTTTCGATTGGCGGGTTCATGTTCTTCATAGGACTTGAATACCTTGTTTCGCGCAGGACCGGAAAGAATTATTTTCAGTTTGCGGAATCCATCGCCAACCTTAATATAGGTATCGCGGAAAGATTACTGGATATTTTTGTAACGGGGTTATTCTATTTCTTCTTTGATTTTATCTACCGCAATTTTGCCTTGTGGCATTTTAAGCCCACCTGGTATACCTGGTTCCTCCTGTTCCTGGCCACAGATTTTGTGTGGTACTGGTACCATCGCCTTGCACATGAGGTAAACATCCTCTGGGCGGCACATGTGGTGCATCATCAGAGTGAGGACTTCAATTACACGGTTTCTGCCCGTATTACAGTTTTCCAGGCAGCTTTCCGTTCCCTGTTCTGGGCAGTGCTGCCATTAATGGGCTTCTCTCCTGCCATGATCACTTCCCTCCTGCTGGTACATGGCCTGTATCCTTTCTTCATTCATACACAAACTATCGGTAAACTGGGGATCCTGGAGTATTTCATGGTAACACCTTCTCATCACCGTGTGCACCACTCCTCCAACGAAAAATACCTGGATAAGAACTATGGAGATGTGTTGATCATCTGGGACAAAATGTTTGGCACTTTCACGAAAGAGGAAGATGCTGAACCTTGCGTATATGGATTGACCACTCCGCTGAAAAGCCACAGTTTCCTCTGGCAGCAGTTCCACTTCATGCTGGAATTGGGGACCGCCTTTAAAAGGGCTACCAGCTGGAAAGGCCGCTGGAAAGTACTCTTCGGCAAACCCGATGATATTGATCCCAACATCAGGCCGCAGCTGGAACTGATATGGCTAAGGCAACGCGGGCCGCAGGAACAAACAAAGGGCCAGCGGATCTATGTGGTACTGCAAACAGGCCTGAGCATTATACTCCTCTTTCTGACCACTTTATTTGAACATTATATCCCGGCGGGATTATCTGTTTTCATTGTGTTGTTCATTATTGTGAGCCTGATGAACTCAGGGGCTATCCTGGAGCAAAAGAAATGGTTTTTCTACCTTGAATACAGCAGAATGCTGCTGCTGGCCATCGCTTTCCTGTTCTACGTTCCACACCTGTATGTATTTATGAGCGTATTACTGTTTGTTGGATTGCTGACGTTCTACTTTTCAAGGATCAGAGCATATTTTCACCGCTGGTTATTCCAATAG
- a CDS encoding S8 family peptidase encodes MRKLFYPLMLLLSIHGYGQDLYYTYHGKKIPLKADSSAVYVEFDKPESAKLNLAKNSGVSSAILYGTQGILFHNARNEFWNKAVSREKNILFSTPILRTEKSFIIPRPFILLQLKNGEGAIKAVLDKYALGDSKYESLGSPGMYKITYLKGPYRELLKICNRIAEDKNITWCEPDFFSDIKPHRRGPLYPDQYYLNNTGQSGGTAGVDIRAEGAWLSTTGAGTLRVAVIDEGMDAHEDYAGRLLSGYTIGNPSGNGAPGYAGAYHGVACTGIIGATHNNGLGIRGVAPGVQLIPVNIFPSGVASDADIAAAINWAWNSGAADVLSCSWGGGEPSNAIRDAFNSAMTLGRGGLGSIVVASSGNGGNEDASFPSNLPGIITVGACDHNGVVCGYSQRGASMDVVAPSADDDDAGGIFTTDRMGANGANAGNYMNNFGGTSAACPQVSGIAALILSINPNLTVSQVTNAIQRSATDVGPAGFDHIYGFGRANACRALEQAIIETGISGPAVFCGSSASYSISNYPGFTFQGWSIPVGETRVTLSTNGNSATLTKLMDAAVMLTATYTSPCGGTMAVNKVVTIGLPILTTVNIENLNYPGNICYTDPFNNAYPIMEPPGSHADYFDVTVTPPTGSPNNFTTFGTEFVVPVRRPGTHTISVTPVNACGTGAAVVFDFDAVDCSLFSARSAPGSKTSASGKGITVSPNPAYKTAVVTFNGQQKISKTGGMQSTEIRVLDMNGAVKLTKRVPQGTNNVPLEIGGLPAGMYIVETRNGGVSHTAKLMVTR; translated from the coding sequence ATGAGAAAATTGTTTTACCCACTTATGCTTTTATTGTCCATACATGGATATGGGCAAGACCTTTATTACACTTACCATGGCAAAAAGATTCCATTAAAAGCAGATAGCAGTGCTGTTTATGTGGAATTTGACAAGCCTGAATCTGCGAAACTTAATTTAGCAAAAAACAGCGGCGTATCCAGCGCTATTTTGTATGGAACTCAGGGTATCCTGTTCCATAACGCCAGAAATGAATTCTGGAATAAAGCGGTATCAAGAGAAAAAAACATCCTGTTCAGTACTCCCATCCTGAGAACGGAAAAATCATTCATTATTCCCCGTCCTTTTATTCTCCTGCAGCTAAAGAATGGAGAAGGTGCTATTAAAGCCGTATTGGACAAATATGCACTGGGGGATTCAAAATATGAATCATTAGGCAGCCCGGGGATGTATAAAATAACATACCTGAAAGGGCCTTACCGGGAGTTGTTGAAAATATGCAACAGGATAGCAGAAGATAAAAATATAACCTGGTGTGAACCTGACTTTTTTAGTGATATTAAGCCCCACAGGAGAGGGCCACTTTACCCGGATCAGTATTATCTGAACAATACTGGTCAGTCCGGGGGCACTGCAGGTGTTGATATCAGGGCGGAAGGCGCATGGCTGTCCACAACAGGGGCAGGGACATTGCGGGTGGCGGTAATAGATGAGGGAATGGATGCACACGAAGATTATGCAGGCCGGCTGCTAAGCGGGTATACTATCGGAAATCCTTCCGGAAACGGAGCCCCGGGGTATGCGGGTGCTTATCACGGTGTTGCCTGCACTGGTATCATAGGCGCCACACATAATAATGGTTTAGGGATCAGAGGTGTCGCACCTGGAGTTCAGTTAATACCGGTCAATATCTTTCCATCGGGCGTTGCTTCTGACGCTGATATTGCTGCAGCTATTAACTGGGCCTGGAATTCCGGAGCGGCAGATGTGTTGAGTTGCTCCTGGGGTGGAGGCGAGCCTTCCAATGCGATTAGAGACGCATTCAATTCTGCCATGACCCTGGGCAGAGGTGGTCTCGGAAGTATTGTTGTAGCTTCTTCAGGAAACGGTGGGAATGAGGATGCCAGTTTTCCCAGCAACCTTCCGGGCATTATTACAGTAGGCGCCTGCGACCACAATGGCGTTGTCTGCGGATACAGTCAACGGGGCGCTTCCATGGACGTGGTTGCTCCCTCTGCAGATGATGATGATGCAGGCGGTATATTTACGACAGACCGGATGGGCGCAAATGGGGCCAATGCCGGCAATTATATGAATAATTTCGGTGGCACCTCTGCCGCATGCCCACAGGTTTCAGGCATCGCGGCATTGATCCTTAGTATTAATCCTAATTTAACAGTCAGCCAGGTCACTAACGCCATTCAGCGTTCTGCTACTGATGTAGGGCCTGCCGGATTTGATCATATATATGGTTTTGGCAGGGCAAATGCCTGCAGGGCTTTAGAGCAGGCAATTATAGAAACAGGTATTTCCGGACCAGCTGTTTTTTGCGGCTCCTCCGCCTCCTACAGCATCAGCAACTATCCCGGTTTTACTTTTCAGGGCTGGTCCATTCCTGTTGGGGAAACACGCGTAACCCTCAGCACAAATGGTAATTCCGCAACCTTAACCAAGTTAATGGATGCAGCTGTTATGCTCACGGCTACTTATACTTCTCCCTGCGGAGGAACCATGGCTGTAAATAAAGTGGTGACTATAGGACTTCCAATACTCACAACAGTTAACATCGAAAATTTAAATTATCCCGGGAATATCTGCTATACAGATCCCTTCAATAATGCTTATCCCATTATGGAGCCTCCGGGATCTCATGCAGACTACTTTGATGTAACGGTAACACCTCCTACTGGCTCTCCGAACAACTTCACTACATTCGGTACTGAATTCGTAGTACCAGTGAGGAGACCAGGTACACATACCATTTCAGTAACACCGGTAAATGCCTGTGGTACCGGTGCCGCGGTGGTATTTGATTTTGATGCGGTGGACTGTTCATTATTCTCTGCACGTTCTGCTCCTGGCTCCAAAACCAGCGCTTCCGGTAAGGGCATCACTGTTAGCCCTAACCCTGCTTACAAAACCGCAGTGGTCACTTTCAACGGGCAGCAGAAGATCAGTAAAACAGGCGGCATGCAGTCCACAGAAATCCGCGTATTGGATATGAATGGCGCGGTGAAACTAACTAAACGTGTACCGCAGGGTACTAATAATGTACCACTGGAGATCGGAGGATTACCTGCCGGTATGTACATTGTTGAAACTCGTAATGGCGGTGTTTCGCATACGGCAAAACTGATGGTCACCAGGTAA
- a CDS encoding RagB/SusD family nutrient uptake outer membrane protein, with protein sequence MKRLLFILAITTVSCSKDFLDTKPFAQIDAASAFSTPERVEAAMNGLYDLITTSTYNTQASLTSDVKGGDLLVVSTGNYNRFVTEYQYLQSPTAGYGGGFFTGGYKLITNTNVAITELPKSTTLSEATRKDFLAEARALRAWAYLQLVRQFAQPFSVDPASQGIPVVDKVLGPNDKIPERGTVKDDYDFILADLLFAKENISTTRSHGVGRMTINVVNGLLARVYQDMQIWDKSVEHAKLARAATPTNPAGFPLPAGSVLLNGFVDKTPEWIWTLVYRSDDNTGYVQIASFLDPYDIGYSTFRATKTFLDLFADADIRKKQFFVNKAMVGGAAGNPLQRDEIMFSRDGYLINKFLFRGSWDLNVPMIRSAEMYLIEAEGESEQGHDALAQDALFEVQKRAITGAVKSVNTGAALKLEIRNERRKELFGEGFRLYDLTRKKETLVRAAPDHWKAITLAPGDYRNILPIPRSEIDVSGMKQNTGYPQ encoded by the coding sequence ATGAAACGATTACTTTTTATACTTGCTATCACTACTGTATCCTGCAGCAAGGACTTTTTAGATACAAAGCCTTTTGCGCAGATCGATGCAGCTTCCGCTTTCTCTACGCCGGAAAGAGTAGAGGCAGCGATGAATGGATTGTACGATCTCATTACTACCTCAACATACAATACACAGGCATCCTTAACCTCTGATGTAAAAGGCGGGGATCTGCTGGTTGTATCAACAGGTAACTACAACCGCTTTGTAACAGAATACCAATATCTGCAATCACCCACAGCTGGTTATGGCGGAGGATTCTTTACAGGTGGTTACAAGCTGATCACCAACACCAATGTGGCTATCACAGAATTGCCTAAATCAACAACGCTGAGTGAAGCAACCAGGAAAGATTTCCTGGCAGAAGCAAGAGCGTTACGTGCCTGGGCATATCTGCAACTGGTACGCCAGTTTGCACAACCTTTTTCTGTTGATCCCGCCTCACAGGGCATTCCTGTTGTGGACAAAGTATTGGGACCAAATGATAAAATACCAGAAAGAGGTACGGTGAAAGATGACTATGATTTCATCCTGGCAGACCTTCTCTTTGCAAAGGAAAATATCAGTACTACCCGCTCCCATGGTGTAGGACGAATGACGATCAATGTAGTGAATGGTTTACTGGCAAGGGTTTACCAGGATATGCAGATCTGGGATAAATCAGTAGAACACGCAAAACTGGCCCGTGCCGCAACTCCAACTAATCCAGCAGGTTTTCCATTGCCTGCCGGAAGTGTACTGCTGAACGGATTCGTAGATAAAACACCTGAATGGATCTGGACCCTGGTATACCGTTCTGACGACAATACCGGTTACGTGCAGATTGCATCTTTCCTGGATCCTTATGATATTGGATACAGCACTTTCCGTGCAACAAAAACCTTCCTTGATCTTTTTGCAGATGCTGATATCCGCAAGAAACAATTCTTTGTGAACAAAGCCATGGTGGGTGGTGCAGCCGGAAACCCCCTGCAACGGGATGAGATCATGTTCTCCAGAGACGGTTACCTCATCAATAAATTCCTGTTCCGTGGTTCATGGGACCTGAACGTACCAATGATCCGTTCTGCTGAAATGTACCTGATTGAAGCAGAAGGAGAATCTGAACAAGGCCATGATGCTTTAGCACAGGATGCATTGTTTGAAGTACAGAAGAGAGCTATCACAGGCGCTGTTAAATCCGTAAATACCGGAGCAGCCCTGAAGCTGGAGATCCGTAACGAAAGAAGAAAAGAACTTTTCGGAGAAGGCTTCCGCCTGTATGACCTTACCAGGAAGAAAGAAACACTGGTAAGAGCAGCACCGGACCATTGGAAAGCGATTACACTGGCACCGGGGGATTACAGGAATATCCTGCCTATCCCAAGAAGTGAAATAGATGTGAGTGGCATGAAACAGAATACCGGGTATCCACAATAA
- a CDS encoding SusC/RagA family TonB-linked outer membrane protein, protein MKQALFLWLAMMAILPAIAQTRTISGKVTDNTSAPIAFATVSIKGSSSGSITKEDGTYSLQVPSTAKALIFSSIGLETKEIAIGTQSVINVVLLSSEKALDEVVVLAYGSQKKSSFTGSASTIKGEVLEARPVASFEKALQGQATGITVQSASGQPGGSSTVRIRGVGSFLAGSQPLYVLDGVAITEGDFTQASTTANVLATLDPKDIETITVLKDATAAGLYGSRAANGVIVITTKKGRAGKSNINFTANNGWSSIAVDRHAMMNASQYYKYWWDYYYNANLAAGDNPATAANKANMSDSAALGVTGIPYNSTRPYGADGTLNPGVRLLYDTDWRDAILNQGRTQDYGINVSGGNEKTKFYLAGSYFNQKGIVLASDFKRYNAKINLENNATSFLKVGTNTTLSYTEQNTPAGAGGAANPVRFAETVASVYPLYRLDAQGAPIPDPAGGYLYNYRTPVVFDYNPVGLGKKNIYQAKTVRGIVNGWAELNFLKDFRFKTSGTADYIDILETQFYNPVNGDGASVKGRTIKFRPRDIVLTLTNTLTYNHQFGRHAVDVLVGQEAVKYRYENFSANATGFPFDGIVELSAAATPVATSSSITEKRISSLFSRINYNFADRYYLTAGLRRDGSSIFGEDSRFGTFWSVGGGWRIGREQFLQSQEWIDELKIKASYGTSGNDNLTGRYARLGLYGTANKYNGLPGISYTQLENTKLRWETNEVLDLGVEFAFLKRFRAEFTYFSRQSKDVLFDQPLSNLTGFTTIATNLAKMKNSGIEAMVEANIFQTGKFNWTASLNITTTKNVIQKMNVDSLLNGAQRWKVGQDRYQWYIREYAGVDPADGRPQWYQDSATGKKVKTKDYNFATRYDLGSALPKFYGGFNNNLSYKDFDLSILTFFSVGGKIYDNSLAQLSHDGVTPGQQLGTDAFRAWKKAGDVTDVPRFVPRNTDLGNSTSSRFLFDGTYARLKNITLGYRLSKSLINRTPLANVRVYVSAENIATWAKHKGVDPEMAIGGTADNDVPNVKTYSVGLNVGF, encoded by the coding sequence ATGAAGCAAGCGCTTTTCCTTTGGCTTGCCATGATGGCGATCCTGCCAGCCATTGCACAGACCAGGACCATTTCGGGGAAAGTCACAGATAACACTTCTGCCCCTATTGCCTTTGCCACTGTCAGTATTAAAGGCAGCAGCTCCGGCTCTATCACCAAAGAAGATGGGACCTACTCTTTACAAGTACCTTCTACGGCCAAAGCTCTGATCTTTTCTTCTATCGGATTAGAAACAAAAGAAATAGCTATCGGCACACAATCCGTGATCAATGTTGTGCTACTCTCCAGCGAAAAAGCACTGGATGAAGTAGTGGTATTAGCTTATGGCAGCCAGAAAAAATCATCCTTTACCGGAAGTGCTTCTACCATCAAAGGAGAAGTACTGGAAGCCCGGCCTGTAGCTTCATTTGAAAAAGCCCTGCAAGGGCAGGCTACGGGTATTACCGTGCAAAGCGCATCCGGTCAGCCCGGTGGTTCCAGCACTGTAAGGATCCGCGGGGTGGGATCATTCCTGGCCGGTAGTCAGCCGCTCTATGTATTAGACGGAGTAGCTATCACAGAAGGAGATTTCACACAGGCTTCAACTACAGCTAACGTACTCGCTACATTAGACCCAAAAGATATTGAAACCATTACTGTACTGAAAGATGCTACTGCAGCAGGTTTGTATGGATCAAGGGCTGCTAACGGTGTGATTGTGATCACCACTAAAAAAGGCCGCGCAGGTAAATCCAATATTAACTTCACTGCTAATAACGGCTGGTCTTCTATTGCAGTAGATCGCCACGCAATGATGAATGCCTCGCAGTATTACAAGTACTGGTGGGATTATTACTATAATGCTAACCTGGCTGCCGGAGATAATCCTGCTACCGCAGCTAACAAAGCTAACATGAGCGATTCCGCTGCGCTTGGAGTAACGGGTATTCCTTATAACAGCACACGCCCTTACGGAGCAGATGGTACGCTCAATCCCGGTGTAAGATTACTCTATGATACAGATTGGAGGGATGCTATCCTGAACCAGGGCCGTACACAGGATTACGGTATTAATGTTTCCGGAGGTAATGAAAAAACAAAGTTCTACCTCGCAGGCAGCTACTTTAATCAAAAAGGTATTGTACTGGCATCCGATTTTAAACGCTATAATGCCAAGATCAATCTTGAAAATAATGCTACCAGCTTCCTGAAAGTAGGTACTAATACCACACTGTCTTATACAGAACAAAATACACCTGCGGGTGCAGGTGGTGCAGCAAACCCCGTTCGGTTTGCAGAAACAGTGGCCAGCGTATATCCTTTATACAGGCTGGATGCACAGGGAGCACCTATTCCAGACCCTGCCGGCGGTTACCTGTACAACTACCGCACACCTGTAGTGTTTGATTACAATCCGGTAGGATTGGGCAAAAAGAACATCTACCAGGCTAAAACGGTAAGAGGTATCGTGAATGGATGGGCTGAGCTCAACTTCCTGAAAGATTTCAGATTCAAAACATCCGGAACAGCGGACTATATAGACATCCTTGAAACACAATTCTACAACCCGGTGAATGGAGATGGTGCGAGTGTAAAAGGCCGTACTATTAAATTCCGTCCGAGAGATATCGTGCTCACCCTCACCAATACATTAACCTACAATCACCAGTTTGGCAGACACGCAGTAGATGTGCTGGTAGGTCAGGAAGCGGTAAAGTACAGGTATGAAAACTTCAGCGCCAACGCTACCGGTTTTCCTTTCGATGGTATCGTGGAACTTTCTGCAGCAGCAACACCTGTAGCTACTTCTTCTTCCATTACAGAAAAAAGGATCTCTTCCCTTTTCTCCAGGATCAACTATAATTTTGCTGATCGCTATTACCTCACAGCCGGTTTACGGAGAGATGGTTCTTCTATTTTTGGAGAAGACAGCCGCTTCGGAACATTCTGGTCAGTAGGTGGCGGATGGAGAATTGGTAGAGAACAATTCCTGCAAAGCCAGGAATGGATAGATGAGCTGAAGATCAAAGCCAGCTATGGTACTTCAGGTAATGATAACCTTACCGGCAGATATGCCCGCCTTGGCTTGTATGGAACTGCTAATAAATACAACGGTTTACCCGGTATCAGTTACACGCAGCTGGAAAATACAAAGCTGCGCTGGGAAACCAATGAAGTACTTGATCTTGGTGTTGAATTCGCTTTCCTGAAACGCTTCAGGGCTGAATTCACTTACTTTTCAAGACAATCAAAAGATGTATTGTTTGATCAGCCCTTATCCAACCTCACCGGGTTCACCACTATTGCTACCAACCTTGCAAAAATGAAGAACTCAGGTATTGAAGCCATGGTAGAGGCTAATATTTTCCAAACCGGCAAGTTTAACTGGACCGCTTCTTTAAACATTACTACTACAAAGAACGTGATCCAGAAAATGAACGTAGACTCCCTCCTCAACGGTGCCCAGCGCTGGAAAGTAGGTCAGGACCGTTACCAATGGTATATCAGGGAGTATGCCGGCGTAGATCCTGCAGATGGCAGACCCCAATGGTACCAGGATTCGGCTACTGGTAAAAAAGTAAAGACCAAAGATTACAATTTCGCTACGAGATATGATCTTGGTTCAGCATTGCCAAAATTCTATGGCGGTTTCAATAACAACCTTTCTTATAAAGATTTCGACCTGAGTATCCTCACCTTTTTCAGTGTAGGTGGTAAGATCTACGATAACTCACTCGCACAACTTTCACATGATGGTGTTACTCCCGGTCAACAATTGGGAACAGACGCATTCAGGGCCTGGAAAAAAGCAGGTGATGTTACCGATGTTCCAAGGTTTGTACCAAGGAACACAGATCTCGGCAACAGTACTTCTTCCCGTTTCCTTTTTGACGGAACATATGCCAGGCTGAAAAATATAACACTGGGTTACAGACTTTCAAAGTCATTGATCAATAGAACACCTTTAGCAAACGTTCGTGTGTATGTGTCAGCTGAAAACATAGCTACATGGGCTAAGCATAAAGGAGTAGATCCCGAAATGGCCATTGGTGGAACAGCAGATAATGATGTTCCCAATGTGAAAACATATTCTGTGGGATTGAATGTTGGTTTCTAA